From Seriola aureovittata isolate HTS-2021-v1 ecotype China chromosome 20, ASM2101889v1, whole genome shotgun sequence, a single genomic window includes:
- the zeb1b gene encoding zinc finger E-box-binding homeobox 1b, translating to MADGPRCKRRKQANPRRNNVTNYNNVVEAGSDSDDEDKLHIVEEEGSLADGADCDSTLPDDEPPREHCWDPAKEDGVSDGEDDVSTDALVEEMLQQGDTAVIYPEAPEDEPQRQGTPDASVHDENGTPDSFSQLLTCPYCARGYKRYSSLKEHIKYRHEKTEESFSCPECSYSFAYRAQLERHMTVHKAGRDQRHITQSGGNRKFKCTECGKAFKYKHHLKEHLRIHSGEKPYECSNCKKRFSHSGSYSSHISSKKCISVISVNGRPRLGNTKTQTQGPSPVLPTPPSVLRTQIREKLEHSKPLQEQLPLNQIKTEPMDYEYKPTVITSPAVTAMNGGVFNGGAAAPLQGTVQAVVLPTVGLVSPISINLADLQNALKVAVDGNVIRQVLENNAKGQGQVNSGLTTGMLHPPQQQLISAISLPIVGQDGNAKIIINYSLDQGQLTAQNLKKEPEPVSPAHTTTDIFKSQKLPEDLTIKGSRSNETKQKEEKTTKTCLLCDNCPGGLETLHALKHCKKDGLRLNGAGLDKSESAVAALLSEGGLCNQPKNLLSLLKAYFALNAEPTKDELAKISDSVSLPIHVVKKWFDKMQEGQISLGAPTPPSEEEDTCEANSVVSLVPGKDTSTMSPSVTQDSPTEATPAEINGAHSSPASPSPLNLTAGGPVPAQPPQSTEGPLDLSLPKPPREEAERVVGKASVYPSPSSRSTNQDQPLNLTCTKKEASPLSAMGAGPVALYASQPSAKPLDIVTTMQCLRALATNNKQTILIPQLAYTYTTTANSPAGTEMHETIHLNGVKEEKPDTGSEGVSAVEEQNDSDSGPPRKKMKKTDSGMYACDLCDKIFQKSSSLLRHKYEHTGKRPHECGICSKAFKHKHHLIEHMRLHSGEKPYQCDKCGKRFSHSGSYSQHMNHRYSYCKKETQNQGGGRESPEVDGEVQAELEALSQAQAQILVPSQLDLDERGSSTREDEESEEEEEEEEEGEGMVDMDEIQVVQIGDEGGDEEEEEEHGDRNEEEMERVTVEEGGEEETTEVEMKLEEEEETDTRQEEELESVQEEEEVKIEEEGVMDTEGGVTEEGKTGEVTEESGGETNRNTVSEDEKQTPQEEGDTD from the exons TGACGAACTACAATAATGTGGTGGAGGCCGGCTCAGACTCAGATGACGAGGACAAGCTGCACATtgtggaggaggaaggcagCCTGGCAGACGGGGCTGACTGCGACAGCACCCTGCCAGACGACGAGCCCCCCAGGGAACACTGCTGGGACCCAG CGAAGGAGGATGGTGTGTCAGATGGTGAGGATGATGTGAGCACAGACGCCTTGGTGGAGGAGATGCTCCAGCAAGGAGACACAGCGGTCATCTACCCAGAAGCCCCCGAGGACGAGCCGCAGCGACAGGGCACCCCCGATGCCAGTGTCCACGATGAGAACG gaaCTCCTGACTCGTTCTCTCAGCTGCTCACCTGCCCGTACTGCGCTCGTGGCTACAAGCGTTACAGCTCTCTGAAGGAACACATCAAGTACCGGCACGAGAAGACCGAAGAGAGCTTCAGCTGCCCCGAGTGCAGCTACAGCTTCGCGTACCGTGCTCAACTGGAGAGGCACATGACAGTCCACAAGGCCGGACGAGATCAG AGACACATCACACAGTCGGGCGGCAATCGTAAATTCAAGTGCACTGAATGTGGCAAAGCATTTAAATACAAGCACCATCTAAAGGAGCACCTACGCATCCACAGCG GAGAGAAACCCTATGAGTGCTCCAACTGCAAGAAGCGGTTCTCCCACTCAGGTTCATACAGCTCCCACATCAGCAGTAAGAAGTGCATCAGCGTCATCTCAGTTAACGGCAGACCGCGGCTGGGGAACACCAAAACCCAGACCCAGGGTCCATCACCAGTGCTGCCCACACCGCCCTCAGTCCTCCGCACACAGATTAGAGAGAAGCTGGAACACAGCAAGCCCCTGCAGGAGCAGCTGCCTCTGAACCAGATCAAGACTGAGCCCATGGACTACGAGTACAAGCCGACGGTGATAACATCCCCAGCTGTGACTGCCATGAACGGTGGGGTTTTCAACGGCggtgcagcagctcctctgcaggGCACAGTGCAGGCCGTGGTCCTGCCCACTGTGGGGCTGGTGTCGCCCATCAGCATCAACCTGGCGGACCTGCAGAACGCTCTCAAAGTGGCGGTGGACGGGAATGTCATCCGTCAGGTGCTGGAAAACAATGCCAAAGGCCAGGGGCAGGTGAACTCGGGGTTAACCACTGGAATGCTCCACcccccacagcagcagctcatctcAGCCATCAGTCTGCCTATTGTGGGTCAGGATGGAAATGCAAAAATCATTATAAACTACAGTTTGGACCAGGGCCAGCTCACAGCCCAAAACCTGAAGAAAGAGCCTGAGCCAGTCTCACCAGCTCACACCACCACTGACATCTTCAAGTCCCAGAAACTCCCAGAAGATCTTACAATCAAAGGCAGCAGGTCCAATGAGActaaacagaaagaggaaaagaccaCTAAAACTTGTCTCCTGTGTGATAACTGTCCCGGTGGGCTGGAAACACTCCACGCCCTCAAGCACTGCAAGAAGGATGGTCTCAGGCTGAACGGAGCAGGCCTGGATAAGTCTGAGTCTGCTGTCGCTGCGCTGCTGTCAGAGGGAGGACTCTGCAACCAGCCCAAGAACCTCTTGTCCCTGCTCAAGGCCTACTTTGCCTTAAATGCAGAGCCCACCAAGGACGAGCTGGCAAAGATCTCTGACTCAGTCAGCCTGCCTATCCATGTGGTTAAGAAGTGGTTTGACAAAATGCAGGAGGGTCAGATATCACTGGGTGCTCCAACACCCCCCTCAGAAGAAGAGGACACCTGTGAAGCTAACAGTGTGGTGTCTCTGGTCCCAGGGAAGGACACATCCACTATGAGCCCCTCTGTGACCCAGGACAGCCCCACAGAGGCCACCCCAGCAGAGATCAACGGTGCTCACAGCTCGCCGGCCTCCCCCTCGCCACTAAACCTGACAGCTGGAGGTCCGGTACCAGCCCAACCCCCCCAGAGCACCGAGGGACCCCTTGACCTGTCGCTGCCAAAGCCCCCCAGAGAGGAAGCGGAGAGAGTGGTGGGCAAAGCCAGCGTTtacccctccccttcctctcgCTCTACCAATCAGGATCAACCCCTAAACTTAACTTGCACAAAGAAAGAGGCATCGCCACTCTCAGCCATGGGCGCAGGCCCGGTCGCACTGTACGCCAGCCAGCCAAGTGCCAAACCCCTCGACATTGTGACCACAATGCAATGCCTAAGGGCTCTAGccaccaacaacaaacagactATCCTGATCCCCCAGCTGGCTTACACCTATACCACTACAGCAAACAGCCCCGCGGGGACGGAGATGCACGAAACCATCCACCTCAACGGAGTGAAG GAGGAGAAACCAGACACGGGCTCAGAGGGTGTGTCCGCTGTGGAGGAGCAGAATGACTCAGACTCAGGCCCTCcgaggaagaagatgaagaagacggACAGTGGCATGTACGCCTGTGACCTGTGCGATAAGATCTTCCAGAAGAGCAGCTCGCTGCTGAGACACAAATACGAACACACAG GGAAGCGACCTCACGAGTGCGGCATCTGCAGCAAGGccttcaaacacaaacaccacctGATCGAACACATGCGGCTCCACTCGGGGGAGAAACCATACCAGTGCGACAAGTGCGGCAAACGCTTCTCCCACTCGGGCTCTTACTCCCAGCACATGAACCACCGCTACTCCTACTGCAAGAAGGAGACGCAGAACCAAGGAGGAGGCCGGGAGAGCCCCGAGGTGGATGGCGAGGTCCAGGCTGAGTTGGAGGCCCTGAGCCAGGCACAGGCGCAGATCCTGGTCCCCTCCCAGCTGGATCTGGATGAGCGAGGAAGCAGCAcaagagaggatgaggagagcgaggaagaggaggaggaggaggaggagggggaaggcATGGTGGACATGGACGAAATCCAGGTAGTGCAGATAGGCGACGAAggaggggatgaggaggaggaggaggagcacggGGACAGGAacgaggaggagatggagagagtaaCAgtggaagagggaggagaggaggagacaacaGAGGTGGAGATgaaactggaggaggaggaggagactgacacgaggcaggaggaggagcttgaGAGTGttcaagaagaggaggaagtcaaAATTGAGGAAGAGGGGGTGATGGATACAGAGGGAGGGGTGACGGAAGAGGGGAAAACAGGGGAGGTCACAGAGGAGAGCGGGGGCgaaacaaacaggaacacagTTTCTGAAGACGAGAAGCAGACGCCGCAGGAGGAAGGAGATACTGACTAA